In Telopea speciosissima isolate NSW1024214 ecotype Mountain lineage chromosome 10, Tspe_v1, whole genome shotgun sequence, the DNA window ATGCTTGTGTCCTGCGTAACCATAGGTTAAATCAGGAAACTTAGAACAAGTGAATTGCCGGTATCTATTGGATCCACTTTTAGTCCTTCATAGCCAATTTAAGGCTATTTTGTTTTAGAGAACTTCTTGCTACAGACAATAGTCCTTGTCTTTGCTCTTAGGTGAGTTTTCTTAGTTTTGATGCATTATGCATTTCAACCAAGAATAGCAATATTTCTCAGCTGTTTTCTTAATGACAATCTCGTCAACTTGTCAATTGGTTCAATTCTTAGGCTCTCTGCTTCTTTCTTGGACTTGGTGCAAACGACAGTGGTTAGGGGTTAATGGTGAACAAATCCTACTCTAAATTAgtgtttctcttttcctttgggTATAGATTGATGTTCCTCTTAATAGGGTCTCCAACATGTTTTTTAGCTCTTTTTGATCGACTGTTCCTGCTGTTCATGTCCGTCCATCTCTACCATACACATTACCATGAAGTGTCTTCAAAATTTTATGGTGTTTTTATCTTAACTAATTAAAAGTGGCCAAAATATTACTAATTGAAACTGAAATCCAGAATGTAGCTATATTGAAAAAACAGTCTCTCACTGAAGATTACAGTGATTTGCAATGTCACTTCTATTTgatgctttattttctttttccctttctccttTTGAGGAATGTTAAGAACTATATCCATGAAGTATTTGAAAGTAGAGGATATTCCTATCTTTAAAACAATTTAAACCTATAAGGGACATAACCCAGAAGCTGCAATCAATTATGACATCACAACTTGCAAAGGAGCCGTTGGCTTGATCTCCTATATGATGGATGATAGCCCAAGAACAGAAGATCCCACTAGCTCCATCAATCACTTCTGTGAAgcttttcataaaataaaaatctagaCATTTTCCTTCATTTAACTTTCTTTCCTGACCTTGTCCCATAATTCCAACTCTTCCTCTTTGTTTCAGGGGAAAAGGAATACTATGAAAAACAGTTTGCAACCCTAAAATCCTTTGAGGAAGTTGACTCTTTAGAAACAACCAACAGCATCGACGAGGCTCTAGAACATGATCAAGAAGCCAAACATGAAAGAGCAATGATGATATCCAATTATGCGAATATTCTCTTGCTGGCATGTAAGGTAACATAAGGATAGAGACCCTGCAAGGTTTATGTCCGGGGCTACTTGGATTTGTTGTACTTAACTCTTCACCTACATGAACTGCAGATCTATGCTACAGTAAGGAGTGGGTCAATTGCTATTGCAGCTTCTACACTTGATTCTCTACTGGATCTTATGGCTGGTGGAATTCTTTGGTTCACACATTTGTCaatgaaaaatataaacatCTACAAATATCCTATTGGAAAGTTGAGGGTGCAACCAGTAGGCATTATTATTTTTGCAGCTGTTATGGCTACTCTTGGTATGTCTTTCTGTAACCTGTTTATCTTCATGGAGAACATTTCTTGCTTTGGAGTTGGATTTGCTTCATTAAGAAATTCAATTGGTGAAATATGAAAAAGCCCTTAAGCTGTATaatatttgaaaagaaaaatgaagaaattttttaATACCATTTCACAACTGCTGACACAAGTTACCTTCTAAAGATATGTATGTTTGTATTACGGCTGGATATTGTAGTATTTGACTgataaaatacagaaatgcttcATATCACAGcttatccctatggacataacTATGTTACAAGATTTAATGAGGTGTAATTTGTGTTAGTGTTGTTGGCGTGGTGAGGTACATCCTTAAGTATGTACCTGATTCAGTTGAGAGGTGCACTAAGCATGAGCGTGAATGGAATTACTTTGTCTACTGTAATATTTATTAcaatttttatcatttcttttGTAGATTGCTTGCATATCACTAACCTTTTGAATTGCTTTGGTTCCTTAAAACTGTATTCCCTTTTTGTCATCTTTGCAGGCTTTCAGGTACTGGTGCAAGCTGTAGAACAACTGATAAAAAATGAACCTTCTGAAAAGATGACCTCAGAACAGCTTGTGTGGTTGTATGCGATTATGCTTTCTGCTACTGTGATAAAACTTGGCCTCTGGATCTATTGCAGAACCTCAGGAAACAAGATAGTCCGTGCTTATGCAGAGGTTTTCCCACTAAGCATCTAATTTTAGCCATCTTGTtaatttttatgtgttttctaattcagttttgtactttctgaAAGTTCATATTTTTTCTAACTAATGCTGATGTCTAGGATCACTATTTCGATGTCGTAACAAACATCGTTGGTTTAGTTGCTGCTGTTCTTGGTGATAAATTCTACTGGTGGATTGACCCTGTTGGTGCAATTATTCTTGCCATTTATACAATTTCAAACTGGTCTGGGACAGTACTAGAAAAtgcaggtctctctctctctctgtgtgagGTGTCAAATTTCAGGGTGGCTCCTTTTTTAAGTAACTTAGCTTTGCCACTACCTCTGCTGAAGTTTCTTTGAATGGTATAGTATAAACACATTCAACTCAACTTAGTCAATGAAGCTTATGCTAAATGTTGAAACTTCCACGAGAAGTATTACTTGCAATGTCTAAGGTTCCTCTCTTGTCTAATTTTTGCCAAAGGAATTTCATAGAACAAGTTTATGATGTCAATATCTAAAATGTCAACTGTACTCTTGCTTACTTGCCATATTTTACAATATGATCCTATCTGTACGACTAATTCACCATTTTGCTTCTTGATGCAGCTTCTCTGGTGGGGCAGTCAGCCCCACCTGAAGTCTTACAGAAATTGACATACTTGGTCATAAGGCACCATCCTAAAATCAAGCGCGTTGACACAGTTCGAGCCTACACTTTTGGTGTTCTTTATTTTGTAGAGGTCAGTTAATTTCAACTTCTACCAtatggtttttcttttaataacaATTACTGTTTAGCTAATTAATGAGTTAAGGCACCACCAGCATGCCACACCATCTTTCTTTTTGGTACCTATCTGTAAACtttttaattcttctagttctcATTTACATACTCACCATTGTTCAGCTAAGGGCTCTCTATCTTTAGTCTTGACTGGAaaagtttaaaatgaaaatttacaGGTTGACATTGAACTTCCTGAAGATTTGCCACTGAAAGAAGCCCACGCAATTGGAGAATCTTTGCAAATAAAGATTGAGGAGCTTTCTGAAGTTGAGCGAGCATTTGTTCATCTTGATTTTGAGTGTGATCACAAACCAGAGCACTCTATTCTTAGCAAGCTTCCTAACACTCAGCCTTGAATTTTAAACTCAACACAAACAACACACGCCACACACAAACATGCCATTCTAAGTGGTTACtgtctctctttgttttttttttgggttgtaaATGGCTGTTATGAGTGAGGTTCTAGTTAAGAGGACAAGTGAGATGTTAAGccctccatatggtctttataaAATTGTACTTTTTGAAGAACAAATGTTATTTGGATAGTGGAAAACAAAGATGTTTTTTTCTCAATTGGGTTCTCACAATTTTCTCAGTAATGGAGGTGACTTAGAACAGGTAGATTTTAAAATCTGTAAACATGAAATGCAGTGAGGACACATTTTGAAGAAAATCAGATGCAAGCTTATTTCAAAATTCATATCCCTAATGCTTACAATACTAAACTTAGCACACTTTGAATTTGTACTATTCACCTCTGTATAGTGTTGGGTGGGTGGGTTGGTTTATTTGAAGTGGAGAGATATTTGAAACAGATAAGATTTGGGGCTCAAAAGTTTTAAGTGAGAATGAAAGGATGCATCAACTAATATGGTTTCTGATAGTAGGATCACAATAGCCACTGATTCAATGGCCTCAGCTTATCACAATCTCTGGCTTTATTACTAGCCATCGCTTCTTCACTATTCAATGATCCTTTCTTGTCGAGATTTTGACTACAGAATTTGTTTCTTCAAGCTCAAATAGCAAATCTTGAGCTTGACACCTCTTTCGAACACTTCTCGATCTTCTTAACAATACTCTCCCTTCACACCAAGCTGAAATGACACACTACTACATTCTCCTAATGGTTTGTATTTTGCACCTTATTGCTTTATTGGCTTCTCTGTATCTCAACTTCTAGAGCTTCTCTTCCTCGATGATCCAATTCTGACCCATATGGAACggtcaatttcagggtttttagGACCGATTCCATCCGATTTGATCCCTGATTcggagtttaaaatccttgacCACAATTTAAACTCCATGACATTAGTAACCAACATTATATATGCCCACACCCAAGCACTTatgggaccgatgtgggactattgtacGTAACAAAAAGAATGTCATTACATGTAGAAATGTAGGAGAAAAGTTCTAGGGAGTGTACCACCGCCATGTCCATACACAATGGGAgaaaaatgaccacctcacccgTATAAAAACCATAATTCCACCTCCTCTCATTGGCCTCTGCGTACAGGCaagggccatgctcccccacaaagaacggTCTCCCAAAAATATATTATTGACTTTGCCTTTGAAATTTTACAAAACGCCAGTTGGGCCAAAACCTTATAATGCAATGGTTGGAATTGCAAGGTTACCTTTGCCGATGGTAAAAGCCCGCGGAGTTGCACCACAAACACTTCCTATGTGGGCTTTTGGAAAAGaccttttggttttgatcataGTTTTCTTTCACCGCAGGTGAAGGAGGAATCCTGTCGCCATTGCCATTGGTATCGTACTAATTGTTTTATGAATCTGTCTCTGCTGATATCGAAATCAATCTGAATCAGCTCGTATTGATTGGGAATCGACTTGCAAGGCTTGCAAATATCACTTTTTGGGGTTGGACTCTGGATCGGTTGGCCCAGTATCAATCAGGACGTATTGTATCGGCTTGTATAAGTTTGGATCAGCCCAATAGCTACCCTTATTGGTTTGAACCTCCAATATCCACCCGTGGTTTGTAGGTATTTTATGATGTGATCCAGATCAAACTGTATAAGAGGATATGATTCCACAAAATCGGATTTGGATTGTTTCAAAACCACAAAATAAGGAAAGCCAGCCTAGGATAAGATAATTGTGGGAGAGGATTAATGAGGTGTGTTGCCACCGGAATCTGACCAGATGATGTGGAGTCCTGCAAAAGAAGACGCACAAGAGTATCCTGGAGAGGACTCCGAGGTGGGAtgctctgatgcctaagtcaacAGAACAGTAAGTAGAGAGGGAGTACGGAAAGAGTTAGAGCCTGAGTATAAAAGTGAATACCTCTCTGGGTCCCTCTCACTTTTCTTTATAATTGTGACGGTTACAGAGATGTTGGCCCTTATGCCTCCTACCACATGTCTGAGTAAGAAGAAAGAATGTGCGCCATGTTCCCTTGATTTGGGGAGCGTTCCCTGCGAGGTCACGGGTTGCTTGTTGGAGTCCATTCAAATATGGGAGTGGAGTCATTTGGAGTTTTGAGGCTCAAGTAACCTCTACTTCTACGTGTCTCCTGCCTGTTGGGGAGCCGTTATTTGGTACAACAGATGCCCCCCACTCCCTTGGATATTGTCAGAATGCAAGGGAGTGTCGCTCTTGGTTCCCCCTTTGCTTCtccctttattttctctcttctttattttttttataggcCTAGCCCATTCTGGCTTGAGCTTTAGGGTCTGGCGAGGGTGGTACCTCAGCCTGAAGGCCTAGGATGAGGTGGTACCTCGGCCTGTATTGGTCGGCCTGAAGGCCTAGAATGAGGTGGTACCTCAGCCTGTATTGGTCGGCCTGAAGGCCTAGGATGAGGCGGTACCTCGGACCACATTGGTCAGTTGTAACAAGGTGTTTAAGTCCTCGTGCCTTAACCGTAGTGGTACGTTGGCGTGTATTAGTCGGCCACGAAGCTTAGCCCATGAGCTTGGACCGAAGTGGTACCTTGGCAAATATTGATCGACCAAGGAACTTGGTCCCTTAGCTTTGGCCGAGGTGGTACCTTGGACTATATTGTTTGGCCAAGGAAGTTGGTCCCTAAGCTTGAGTTGAGGTGGTACCTCGACATGTATTGCTTGGCCAGGGAAGTTGGTCCTTGGGCTAAGGCTAAGGTGGTACCTCGGCATGTATTGCTCGACCAAGGAGGCTGACCCCTGGGCTTTGACTGAGGTGGTACCTTAGCATGTATTGCTCAACCAAGGAAGCTGGTCCTTGGGCTTTAATTGAGGTGGTACCTTAATGTCTATTGCTCGGCCAAGGAAGTTGGTCATTGGGCTTTGGTTGAGGTAGTACCTCAACATCTATTACTTGACCAAGGAAGCTGGTCTTTGAGCTTGAAGTGAGGTGGTACCTGGGCCTGTATTGCTTGGCCAAGGAGGTTGATCCCTGGGCTTTGGCTAAGGTGGTACCTCAACATGTATTGCTCGGCAAAGGAAGCTAGTCCTTGGGCTTTGGTTGAGGTGGTACCTAAATGTTGGTACCTCAACGTCTATTGCTCGGCCAAGGAAGCAGGTCCTTAGGCTTTGGTTGAGGTGGTACCTCAACGTCTATTGCTCAGCCAAGGAAGATGGTCCTTGGGCTTTGGCTGAGGTGGTACCTCAACATTTATTGCTTGGCCAAGGAAGTTGGTCATTGGGCTTTGGTTGAGGTCGTATTTCAACATCTATTGCTCGGCCAAAGAAGCTGGTCCTTGAGATTTGGTTAAGGTGGTACCTCAACGTCTATTTCTCGGCCAAGGAAGTTGGTCCTTGGGCTTTGGCTGAGGTGGTACCTCAGCATCTATTGCTCGACCAAGGATGTTGGTCCTTGGGCTTTGGTTGAGGTGGTACCTCAAGATCTATTGCTGGGCCAAGGAAGCTGGTCCTTGGGCTTTGGTTGAGGTGGTACCTCAGCGTCTGTTACATCTGCCCCCAGTTCtaacccgaaccctaacccgaatcctaATTTTAGGTCTGAAACCCAAGGTCATGGCCACCAGTACCTTGTGGTGTATTGACTGGGTGATAGATCGAGAAGTAGGAACCCCAATAGTGAGATTGCACTTGCCAGCAAGGAGATGGATACCTCCTCCATGCAACTTCAAGGTCCAGTAGAAGCTCCAGTGCCTTTCACTGGAGCCAACTAGCATTTCCTCTTGTTGTGGCCTGCTTGCTTGCATTTACTACATCTCACATGTGTTTATGATTGAATTGTAGATGTCAAAAACCATGTCCAAGTACTCATACATGTTTGGGTCaacatattttttgaacacttTCCCAACCCAATGATATTGAATAGCACACCTTACATCCATTGTTGGACAATTGAAAAAGGTCATAATGAATAGAGGAAATTATTCAATATGATAGCAGCAATAACAATATACTACATTGCTAGCAGCATAATGATTAGAGGACAAATTCATGGAAAAACGTAAACTCTTATTCAATATCATATCCTTAGATACCATCAAACTCATTAAAATGCTCAAAGAGAATAGAACAAAATACTACATTGATAGCAGCTAGTTTATTTATCTGTTACTAGAATAAATCTCATTAACTGCTTTCATGATCTGAAGCATACAGAAGGTATGGTCTGTTCAACAATAACAGTGAAATCTTTTAGTTAATCTGCCACCTGGGTATTACTTATTAGGATTTAGGAAGCAAAATTGTCTGAAGTTGTGGTGTGCATGGATGGAACCTGATGAGCTAACTGGTCAGTACAATGCTTATCAGAGACCCTGTCCCTGAATATGTCACTAACTCCTGTCTTGGCAAGGACATGTCCATTAGAGGATATGAATTTTTCAGTCCTTCAGAAAAGCCACCATATTGAATAAGTATGGTATTAAAATCATGAGCTTTTTAGTTAGTGTTTATTGACAAGATAGTACTACCAAATAGTTATGGGAACTGAGAAGCTCTATTTGCATTTTTCAGCCTAAAAGGTGAAGATTTCTTTCGTTTGAGATTCTAAGGGAAAGCGGACAGCCAAACCACATCGCTTTTGCGAAGACGGTAGTGGATTAATATGTACCTAATAGACTTAACCTTCTCCCCGCATCTACAACACTGAAGATCTATATTGAAATGACAAAGAGAACACCTTTCTCAAGTAGTCAAACCTCCGTTGAAGGCTCTATATAAGAAGGACCGTATCTTGGGGTACGTATGGCAATTCCCAACAGATTTCCAGATTGTCGATGGTGTTGCAACCCAATATCTAATGAAGAATCATTAAATCTCTCTTACAAAGGACATTTAATCAGAAAGGTTTTACTGCCTCACAGACATTTATGTTGGATGCCCTTTCCAAGCTTCATAATCATTTACCTATCTATGTTCAGCTGTCCAACAAACATACAAGCAGTGCGACTAGAATAATTATGgaattttatcctctcaagtgcggtgcactgcccaATGCACCATACTTAAAAATCCAACTGTAAAAGCATGGGCAATTgcatctttttatcttcttaagTGTTAGATGGACGGTTAGATTCTTAAGTGTGGACCGTGTGGTGCACTAGGCAATGCACCGtacttgaaaggataaaattccaacaattctAATACTTCTGATATTGCGTCACTATTACAATatgatttttatcctctcaatttccTCTCAAGTTTTCACTTAGATTGTCGACATGTGGCTTATTGAAATCGAACGATCAACTTTGAAACCCAAAATTCAACCCTAACCTTTCCCGCATTTCTCTCTCCACCCCTCCCTCTCTCAATCTCACTGTCGAAGTACCCCTCAGAGACGGCAACCAACGCTCCTTACTGATCACCTGAGCCTCACCccaccatggaagaagaacccTGCTGCAAATCCCAACATCACccctgtcacgcccctatcccgatgtaatatattttgccacataggggtatgactggaacaattacacatcatcccaacacctaccaggatcacagatgcagtgtcccaaaccacaatccaccctgtcatcacattatgatgacagaaaggaacgtaccaaaaggaataaatcgttccaatcacagagttaacgaaagcgaaattaaattcaaatatgtgaaattatagagcatcggttctctaatgataacacatagtacaataacagttttcgtaaccattcaatctctcctaataagtaACATACAGTTTGTACAtggttgtggaatgaatacagaaaattaaataataataaacaatcgccccaagggcacaaatgcttgggtgtacatctacatccaagtcacagtcatcaactccacttgatccgcatccaatggtgctcgcCAATaggttatctgcatataaactaaaaagtggttgtacaacggggttagctacactagctagtgagggagcgagagcaaaggggaatgtgcatacatcacacaatcaatatcaagcagaatgatgcatactAATGTTAGATtaattttccacctagcacacaattctatcggtcaagtatatgctactgtgataactcgggagacactgagggtcacttatcctatcgccccagtgaaacctcagttatcacaagggacctacgccagtagaagccatcatgaccacccagtggcagaccccgatagccatcactacccctgtcctggcctctcccacctccacagaccacaggtgctcagactatccaacacataaacccatgttggcaagggtcgtagcataagggaacaagcatcctagccacagatatactatatgcaagtcctatcgtcccgagaggtatttcgggtgcatcaacgtcccatgcCATCTAGTATCCGGGTACCAGAACGGCACGGCACATATAGATCAGGATGATATAtagtagttttcataatttaaataaattggggttttggCACCtgcacacccgacaccgtagcccgatacattggtgagcatactatcacattctcaacagttcacaattgaataaaatgtagtgcgcaccatgcttataaatatattatagcatgcttaatattaataattatataatattcaaacccaataaagtcacccagaacccactcacctaacacgggtgtagcccgacgtgattggcatgaatctcaccgaacatcgggtgtcatccggcgtggttcacatgaatctcaccggtgcaccagcctaaacataaaaaagaaatcattaaaataggtatagaagggtcccatactaggccctcaaggttaaaatcaagtttcaaccaagacaacacgagcggactcacgggcggtctcagcagaggtgaatccgcccctgacttcgttcaggccaaaaggtaaaagcAAAGCGAGCGGATCCACGAGCGAAACTTCTTAATTGGAT includes these proteins:
- the LOC122643957 gene encoding metal tolerance protein 4-like isoform X1, whose protein sequence is MEKGWVCEEDPLLIGTEGEGVDREEDEEGGESLREVRAKFFSRFSLIWKDNYELNDSSSIKKFSKNRRRSKGEKEYYEKQFATLKSFEEVDSLETTNSIDEALEHDQEAKHERAMMISNYANILLLACKIYATVRSGSIAIAASTLDSLLDLMAGGILWFTHLSMKNINIYKYPIGKLRVQPVGIIIFAAVMATLGFQVLVQAVEQLIKNEPSEKMTSEQLVWLYAIMLSATVIKLGLWIYCRTSGNKIVRAYAEDHYFDVVTNIVGLVAAVLGDKFYWWIDPVGAIILAIYTISNWSGTVLENAASLVGQSAPPEVLQKLTYLVIRHHPKIKRVDTVRAYTFGVLYFVEVDIELPEDLPLKEAHAIGESLQIKIEELSEVERAFVHLDFECDHKPEHSILSKLPNTQP
- the LOC122643957 gene encoding metal tolerance protein 4-like isoform X3, with product MEDDRDVRTPLIDGTKLTNDLSPSFLSSLSDLRCDFFQNLPDKVRSGLDPEDPVSTDLSAAKGLIRGEKEYYEKQFATLKSFEEVDSLETTNSIDEALEHDQEAKHERAMMISNYANILLLACKIYATVRSGSIAIAASTLDSLLDLMAGGILWFTHLSMKNINIYKYPIGKLRVQPVGIIIFAAVMATLGFQVLVQAVEQLIKNEPSEKMTSEQLVWLYAIMLSATVIKLGLWIYCRTSGNKIVRAYAEDHYFDVVTNIVGLVAAVLGDKFYWWIDPVGAIILAIYTISNWSGTVLENAASLVGQSAPPEVLQKLTYLVIRHHPKIKRVDTVRAYTFGVLYFVEVDIELPEDLPLKEAHAIGESLQIKIEELSEVERAFVHLDFECDHKPEHSILSKLPNTQP
- the LOC122643957 gene encoding metal tolerance protein 4-like isoform X2 — protein: MGENSDVKKPLLLNEEWQKPDDNRPRVSHRNSVNAIIGDFNAKLPDKLRSGLDPEDLFHVDLSKTKSLNQGEKEYYEKQFATLKSFEEVDSLETTNSIDEALEHDQEAKHERAMMISNYANILLLACKIYATVRSGSIAIAASTLDSLLDLMAGGILWFTHLSMKNINIYKYPIGKLRVQPVGIIIFAAVMATLGFQVLVQAVEQLIKNEPSEKMTSEQLVWLYAIMLSATVIKLGLWIYCRTSGNKIVRAYAEDHYFDVVTNIVGLVAAVLGDKFYWWIDPVGAIILAIYTISNWSGTVLENAASLVGQSAPPEVLQKLTYLVIRHHPKIKRVDTVRAYTFGVLYFVEVDIELPEDLPLKEAHAIGESLQIKIEELSEVERAFVHLDFECDHKPEHSILSKLPNTQP